The Sinorhizobium alkalisoli genomic interval GACCGCCGCCCGGCGCAGCTTTCGGGCGGCCAGCAACAGCGCGTCGCGCTTGCCCGAGCGCTGGTTTTCGAGCCACGCGTGGTGCTGATGGATGAGCCGCTTGGGGCGCTCGACAAGCAGCTTCGCGAACAGATGCAGCTCGACATCCGCGCGCTGCATAACCGGCTCGGCCTTACCATTGTCTTCGTCACGCATGACCAGTCGGAAGCGCTGACGATGTCCGACCGCATTGCCGTCTTCAACCGCGGCAAGATCGAGCAGATCGGTTCACCGCGCGAGATCTACGACGAGCCGCGCACGCGCTTCGTCGCGCAATTCATCGGAGAGACCAATCTGGCCGATGGCCGGGTCGAAAGCGTGGCAGGCAAGGAAGCCCGCATCCTGCTGAAATCCGGCCGTCACGTGGTCGCGGGCCTGTCGCAAGCCGTCGAACCGGGTCAGGAGGTTCTCCTTTCCCTTCGGCCGGAACGGATAGAGCTGAAGGACCGCGCGGAGAACAGCGGCAACAGCCTTGCGGCCAAGATCGCCGACTGCGTCTACCAGGGGGACCACCTGCGCGTACAACTCGACGACGATGCTCATGGGTTCGTCGTGCGGCTCGACCGCAAGTCGCCTGAGTGGCGGCCGGGCGCGGAGGTCTTCGCCGAATTTCAAGCTGCCGATTGTCGGGTGATCGTGCCATGATGAGCCGCCTTCCCCAGAATGCGCGGGCTTTTCTCCTTCTCGCGCCGCTTCTCCTTTTTCTCGGCTGTTTCTTCGTCTGGCCGCTGGCAACGATGATGTCACAAGCGATCTCCGACACGGCGGTGCTACACATCCTGCCCCGAACGGCAGAGGCATCGGCCGACTGGGATCGCGGTTCTCCACCGACGCCCGAGATGAAGTCTGCCATCGTCGCTGATCTCCGCGAAGCAAACGACACCCAGGCCGTCGGCGACATGGTGCGGCGGCTGAATAGCGCCCAATCCGGTTTCCGGACATTGATGTCGAAGACCCTGTCGGCGATCCGGGACAATGATAGGCCGCCCGAACTCTCGGCGATCGATCCCCGTTGGGAAAAACCGCAGTTCTGGCTTGCAATCGTCGACGCGCTTTCGCCGGTTACCGACCGCAATCTG includes:
- a CDS encoding ABC transporter ATP-binding protein, which gives rise to MTDIRIRFDRISKSYGPLRVVDKLDLDIAKGEFVSLLGPSGSGKTTLLMMLAGFETPTEGAIFLDGEPLNDVPTYRRDMGVVFQSYALFPHMSVGENIAFPLQMRGIGKAEIGERVTRALDMVQLSALRDRRPAQLSGGQQQRVALARALVFEPRVVLMDEPLGALDKQLREQMQLDIRALHNRLGLTIVFVTHDQSEALTMSDRIAVFNRGKIEQIGSPREIYDEPRTRFVAQFIGETNLADGRVESVAGKEARILLKSGRHVVAGLSQAVEPGQEVLLSLRPERIELKDRAENSGNSLAAKIADCVYQGDHLRVQLDDDAHGFVVRLDRKSPEWRPGAEVFAEFQAADCRVIVP